Proteins encoded by one window of Chryseobacterium foetidum:
- a CDS encoding DUF6341 family protein: MTSFFLFLSKVFRGSFGFYDTFGNVLNWVLFFVCCVLFTYWCYVLVVTLGGDKDKEYYSPTEGKHPYYDPTIYKKEG, from the coding sequence ATGACGTCTTTCTTTCTATTCTTAAGTAAAGTTTTCAGAGGATCTTTCGGTTTTTACGACACCTTCGGAAATGTTTTAAACTGGGTTCTGTTCTTCGTTTGCTGCGTGCTTTTCACGTACTGGTGCTACGTTTTGGTAGTAACCTTGGGTGGCGATAAAGACAAAGAATATTATTCTCCTACAGAAGGAAAGCATCCTTACTACGATCCTACGATCTACAAAAAAGAAGGTTAA
- a CDS encoding LTA synthase family protein has product MKFFKEFRKDEVLVLCYRIFLAFVFYQIARLLFWFFNKDLIKVDSVSDYLSLAFHGIAFDLTAILYVNMLFIFLSLIPIVINTKSGYQKFLFWLYFITNGIAYVMNFGDFIYYKFSQTRLTVAAFQVAQHETNILKVFTTSSKEHPFVIVWFVILMILWVFLYKRFKVNYRKPVKLIPYFLWSILILCLSSVLIVGGIRGDFKHSTRPINLVDANKFVKIPIQGNLVLNSTFSFFRTLGSNNFKEVHFVDEKFIDDNIFPYKTYERKVADRPNVVIFIVESFGREYSGAFNKDKNIKDFVSYTPFIDSLANESLIFPNTFANGRQSIHGMSSILAGIPSLTDAFTSSPYSNQKIQSIVSVCNDLGYETSFYHGAPNGSMGFLGFGNILGFKNYYGLNEYNNQQHFDGMWAIWDEPFLQYFAKNSGRKQPFMSTVFTASSHHPFKIPEKYKGKFKRGKIEMHEPMQYTDYAIRKYFETARKLPWFNNTIFVFTGDHTNQIAYPEYEKLMNRFAVPLLFYSPNPAYQLKGVNNELAQQIDIYPTLADLIGYNKKIRSWGRSLLSEKQYQPLIVNSDGSSEQFIYGNFMYRFDGKNITGVYFKDDLGFENNQIAQLKTPEVEKGKLVAKAWYQDYMDRVIHRKLN; this is encoded by the coding sequence ATGAAATTTTTCAAAGAATTCAGAAAGGATGAGGTTCTTGTGCTCTGCTACAGAATTTTTTTGGCCTTTGTTTTTTATCAGATCGCAAGGCTTCTGTTTTGGTTTTTCAATAAAGATTTAATCAAAGTAGACAGCGTTTCAGACTACCTGAGTCTTGCTTTCCATGGGATTGCATTTGATCTCACAGCGATTCTGTATGTGAATATGCTTTTTATTTTTTTAAGCCTCATTCCGATTGTCATTAATACAAAAAGTGGGTATCAGAAGTTTCTTTTCTGGTTGTATTTTATCACCAACGGCATTGCGTATGTGATGAATTTCGGTGATTTTATTTACTATAAATTTTCGCAGACAAGGCTTACGGTTGCTGCTTTCCAGGTGGCTCAGCATGAAACCAATATTCTCAAAGTCTTCACAACTTCCAGCAAAGAACATCCTTTTGTGATTGTTTGGTTTGTGATTTTAATGATTCTGTGGGTTTTTCTTTACAAAAGATTTAAAGTTAATTACAGAAAACCTGTTAAACTCATACCTTATTTTTTATGGTCAATTTTAATATTATGTCTTTCATCAGTATTAATTGTTGGCGGAATCAGAGGCGATTTTAAACATAGTACACGGCCGATCAATCTTGTGGATGCCAATAAATTTGTCAAAATTCCGATTCAGGGAAATCTGGTCTTGAATTCTACTTTTTCATTTTTCAGAACTCTGGGAAGCAATAATTTTAAAGAAGTTCATTTCGTGGATGAGAAATTTATTGATGATAATATTTTTCCATACAAAACTTATGAAAGAAAGGTTGCCGATCGACCAAACGTCGTTATTTTCATTGTAGAATCTTTTGGAAGGGAATATTCGGGAGCTTTTAATAAAGATAAAAACATTAAAGATTTCGTTTCGTACACGCCGTTTATCGACAGTCTGGCAAATGAAAGTCTGATTTTTCCGAATACTTTTGCCAACGGACGGCAGTCGATTCACGGGATGAGCAGTATTCTGGCGGGAATTCCGAGTCTGACGGATGCTTTTACAAGTTCGCCCTATTCGAACCAGAAAATTCAGTCCATTGTTTCGGTCTGCAATGATTTGGGTTACGAAACTTCCTTCTATCACGGGGCTCCGAACGGTTCTATGGGATTTTTAGGCTTTGGAAATATTTTAGGCTTTAAAAATTATTACGGACTGAACGAATATAATAACCAGCAGCATTTCGACGGCATGTGGGCGATTTGGGATGAACCGTTTTTACAGTATTTTGCTAAAAATTCAGGCAGAAAGCAACCTTTTATGTCGACGGTTTTCACGGCTTCTTCACACCATCCTTTTAAAATTCCTGAGAAATACAAAGGGAAATTTAAAAGAGGAAAAATTGAAATGCACGAGCCGATGCAGTACACCGATTATGCGATTAGAAAGTACTTTGAAACTGCCCGAAAGCTTCCTTGGTTTAACAATACAATCTTTGTGTTTACGGGCGATCACACCAATCAGATCGCTTATCCGGAGTATGAAAAATTAATGAACCGTTTTGCTGTTCCGCTGCTGTTTTATTCTCCAAATCCGGCTTACCAGCTGAAAGGTGTGAATAATGAATTGGCTCAGCAGATTGATATTTATCCAACTTTAGCAGATTTGATAGGTTACAATAAAAAAATAAGAAGCTGGGGAAGAAGTCTGTTGAGCGAAAAGCAATACCAGCCTTTGATAGTAAATTCAGACGGAAGTTCGGAGCAGTTTATTTACGGAAACTTTATGTACAGATTTGATGGCAAAAATATTACAGGTGTTTACTTTAAAGATGATTTAGGTTTTGAAAACAACCAAATCGCTCAACTGAAAACTCCCGAGGTTGAAAAAGGAAAACTTGTCGCAAAAGCCTGGTATCAGGATTATATGGATAGGGTAATTCACCGTAAACTCAATTGA
- a CDS encoding DUF6427 family protein — protein sequence MFRLLSKESNIFSIPVYIGFLLLIVIIFNILDFSTLGAVTTAITFLGVALAYFCFNSIALNYQTHLPLLLYTFFIFGLYPDRVDLGVAVALLTNSFLLLLLTSTNEDLRKKSYVLVGAIISLNFIFLPTTWPMAVFVLIHVVATSERIGLNIFRFLLGVLLISLSYFSVAYFLNMREWNPVYFPFGKLWVIKNFKILIPLIPIAVMLIYAVYDHFKYYNQKSPISRYKYTFLLVFSLAQLVTVILYMNKNYEYLLLLAFPVTIILSRMLRFMPKYWMKEVSLWIIIVSLVSYRALLHFDLI from the coding sequence ATGTTTAGATTACTTTCAAAAGAAAGCAATATTTTTTCAATTCCTGTTTACATTGGCTTTCTTCTTTTAATCGTAATCATATTCAATATTCTTGATTTCAGTACTTTAGGTGCTGTCACAACGGCAATTACTTTTTTAGGCGTTGCACTTGCTTATTTCTGCTTCAACAGTATTGCGCTCAATTATCAGACGCATCTGCCCCTTTTGCTGTATACCTTTTTTATTTTCGGACTTTATCCCGATCGTGTGGATCTTGGCGTTGCCGTTGCTTTGCTCACCAATTCCTTCCTTTTGCTGCTGCTGACGAGTACTAATGAAGATCTGAGAAAAAAATCCTACGTGCTGGTAGGCGCCATTATTTCGCTGAACTTTATTTTTCTTCCCACCACGTGGCCAATGGCTGTTTTTGTCCTGATTCACGTTGTTGCAACTTCTGAGCGGATAGGTTTAAATATCTTCAGATTTCTGCTCGGTGTTTTACTGATTTCTTTGAGCTACTTTTCGGTGGCCTATTTCCTAAATATGAGAGAGTGGAATCCTGTTTATTTTCCGTTTGGTAAATTATGGGTGATCAAAAATTTTAAAATACTGATTCCACTGATTCCAATTGCTGTGATGTTGATCTACGCAGTGTATGATCATTTTAAATATTACAATCAGAAGAGCCCGATAAGCCGTTATAAATATACTTTCCTGCTGGTATTTTCACTGGCACAGCTCGTTACTGTAATTCTTTACATGAATAAGAATTATGAATATCTTTTGCTGCTGGCATTTCCGGTAACGATTATTCTGAGCAGAATGCTGAGATTTATGCCTAAATACTGGATGAAAGAAGTGAGTTTGTGGATTATTATTGTCAGTCTCGTTTCATACAGAGCTTTGCTTCATTTTGATTTAATTTAA
- a CDS encoding type II toxin-antitoxin system VapC family toxin — MADTNFLIYIHEGHKMIEPFLEYNFGISFISEVELLGFKGISKSEEMKLKNLIADCYLIDWNSIIKEKTIELRKNYNIKLPDAIVAATSLNNNTPLVTANRGFAKITELDLILIEI, encoded by the coding sequence ATTGCTGATACAAATTTTCTGATTTATATTCACGAAGGACACAAAATGATAGAACCATTTTTAGAGTATAATTTTGGAATTTCATTTATTTCAGAAGTAGAATTGTTAGGCTTCAAAGGAATTTCAAAATCTGAAGAAATGAAACTTAAAAATCTTATCGCTGACTGTTATCTGATTGATTGGAACAGCATAATTAAAGAAAAAACAATCGAACTGAGAAAAAATTACAATATAAAACTACCTGATGCCATCGTTGCGGCAACTTCTTTAAATAACAATACACCACTTGTTACTGCCAACAGAGGATTTGCGAAAATAACAGAACTTGATCTGATTTTAATTGAAATTTAA
- a CDS encoding fumarylacetoacetate hydrolase family protein, producing the protein MKIICIGRNYSEHAKELGNAIPDKPVIFMKPDTAVLKGNDFYIPEFSNDVHYELEVVVKISKGGKYIQKEVAHKHYEDISLGIDFTARDLQSDLKSKGLPWELAKGFDGSAVVGNFFKKENYNLESLNFSLLKNKEKVQNGNSKDMIFTVDDIIAFVSQYFTLRVGDLIFTGTPAGVGKVSENDILEAFMEDEKVLDLRIL; encoded by the coding sequence ATGAAAATAATCTGCATAGGAAGAAATTACAGCGAGCACGCTAAAGAACTGGGAAATGCAATTCCGGATAAACCTGTAATTTTTATGAAACCCGATACGGCGGTTTTGAAAGGAAATGATTTTTATATTCCCGAGTTTTCGAATGATGTACATTACGAATTGGAAGTAGTGGTGAAAATCTCAAAAGGCGGGAAATACATTCAGAAAGAAGTCGCGCATAAACATTATGAGGACATCAGTTTGGGAATTGATTTTACTGCCAGGGATTTGCAAAGCGACCTGAAATCCAAAGGCCTTCCGTGGGAACTGGCGAAAGGGTTTGATGGCTCTGCTGTGGTTGGAAATTTCTTCAAAAAGGAAAATTACAATCTTGAATCTTTGAATTTTTCACTTTTAAAAAACAAAGAGAAAGTTCAGAATGGAAATTCAAAAGATATGATTTTTACGGTTGATGATATCATTGCATTTGTTTCTCAATATTTCACACTGAGAGTCGGAGACTTGATTTTTACAGGAACTCCGGCTGGCGTGGGTAAGGTTTCTGAGAACGATATTCTGGAAGCTTTTATGGAAGATGAGAAAGTTTTAGATCTCAGAATCCTCTAA
- a CDS encoding DUF2147 domain-containing protein — translation MKKLFLTLAFSLIGVMSFAQIEGKWKTIDDETGKPKSIVEIFKKNDGKYYGKIVQLLIKPENNNCVKCKDDRKNKPLLGLEIIRGLSKDDDEFVGGTITNPKDGKSYKTEIEKDGNTLKVKALIMGIAVKTQTWHKVN, via the coding sequence ATGAAAAAATTATTTTTAACACTGGCGTTTTCTCTTATCGGAGTAATGTCTTTTGCACAAATCGAAGGAAAGTGGAAAACCATTGACGACGAAACCGGAAAGCCAAAATCTATCGTAGAAATTTTCAAGAAGAATGACGGTAAATATTACGGGAAAATTGTTCAGCTTCTCATTAAACCTGAAAACAATAACTGCGTAAAATGTAAAGACGACCGTAAGAATAAGCCGTTGTTAGGCTTAGAAATCATCAGAGGACTGTCTAAAGACGATGATGAATTTGTAGGCGGAACGATTACCAATCCTAAAGACGGTAAAAGCTACAAAACTGAAATCGAAAAAGATGGTAACACTTTGAAAGTGAAAGCTTTAATTATGGGTATTGCAGTGAAAACGCAGACCTGGCATAAAGTAAACTAA
- a CDS encoding 3'-5' exonuclease: MNLKLHKPLCVFDLETTGTNVGKDRIVEICILKVNPDSSRESKTWKVNPEMPIPAESSAVHGIYDEDVKDAPTFREIASKVVEMITGADLGGFNSNRFDVPLLAEELLRADYDFDLSKFKLVDAQTIYHKKEPRNLGAAYQFYCGKVLENAHSAEADVLATFEVLDAQVGKYDDIPNEINALSEFTFHNKNADLAGFIGINDKDIPVFNFGKYKGQAVKDVFNKDLGYYGWLQNADFPLYTKKVFTKIQLTGKV; the protein is encoded by the coding sequence ATGAACCTAAAATTACATAAGCCCCTTTGCGTTTTCGACCTTGAAACTACCGGAACCAATGTTGGAAAAGACCGCATCGTTGAAATCTGCATCCTGAAAGTCAATCCAGATTCCTCAAGAGAAAGCAAAACATGGAAAGTCAATCCTGAAATGCCCATCCCCGCAGAATCGAGTGCTGTACACGGAATTTATGATGAAGATGTAAAGGATGCACCAACTTTCAGAGAAATCGCCTCAAAAGTAGTTGAAATGATTACCGGTGCTGATTTGGGAGGATTTAATTCTAACCGTTTCGACGTTCCTTTATTGGCGGAAGAACTGCTGCGTGCTGATTATGATTTTGATTTAAGCAAATTCAAATTAGTGGATGCACAAACCATTTACCACAAAAAAGAGCCCCGAAATCTAGGTGCAGCCTATCAGTTTTACTGCGGGAAAGTTCTGGAAAATGCCCATTCAGCAGAAGCCGATGTTTTAGCAACGTTTGAAGTTCTGGATGCTCAGGTTGGAAAATATGATGACATTCCAAATGAAATCAATGCGTTGAGTGAATTTACTTTCCACAATAAAAACGCTGACCTCGCCGGTTTTATCGGAATCAATGATAAAGATATTCCTGTTTTCAACTTTGGAAAATACAAGGGTCAGGCGGTGAAAGATGTTTTCAATAAAGATTTAGGATATTACGGATGGCTGCAGAATGCAGATTTCCCTTTGTATACGAAGAAGGTTTTTACTAAAATTCAGCTGACGGGGAAGGTTTGA
- a CDS encoding CDP-alcohol phosphatidyltransferase family protein, with the protein MNFIKNNLANAITLGNLFSGCVGAVHLILGDYQTTAICIILSLVLDFFDGFVARALKANSNLGTQLDSLADMVSFGLIPGLAMFKMLEPFGNEFFGMQLPFAIKYFGFLITLFSCLRLAIFNLDEDQKYYFKGLNTPSNTILIFGIYLLTQILFSKNTFIPQIITTGEMYTIYFSVEVLLIITILSSWLLISPIKMIAMKFKSMKLKDNYPKVALLIGAILILIIFKTVGIPLVILYYIFISLVFQKQLK; encoded by the coding sequence ATGAATTTCATTAAAAACAATCTGGCCAACGCCATCACGCTGGGAAACCTTTTTTCGGGCTGTGTGGGTGCTGTGCATTTGATTTTAGGCGACTACCAAACAACGGCAATCTGCATTATTTTATCCCTCGTTTTAGACTTTTTCGACGGATTTGTGGCAAGAGCTTTAAAGGCTAATTCTAATCTCGGAACGCAGCTTGATTCTTTGGCGGATATGGTAAGCTTTGGCTTAATTCCTGGCTTGGCGATGTTTAAAATGCTGGAGCCTTTCGGCAATGAATTTTTTGGAATGCAGTTGCCTTTTGCCATTAAATATTTTGGATTTCTAATCACTCTTTTTTCATGTCTGAGATTAGCCATTTTCAATCTGGATGAAGACCAGAAATATTATTTTAAGGGTTTGAATACGCCATCAAATACGATTTTGATTTTTGGAATTTATCTTCTCACACAAATTTTATTTTCTAAAAACACATTCATTCCACAGATTATAACGACGGGGGAAATGTATACAATTTATTTTTCTGTTGAAGTTTTGCTCATAATAACAATTTTGAGCTCTTGGCTTTTAATTTCACCCATTAAAATGATCGCAATGAAATTTAAATCGATGAAACTAAAGGATAATTATCCAAAAGTAGCCTTACTGATTGGGGCAATTTTAATTTTAATTATTTTTAAAACAGTCGGAATTCCATTAGTGATTCTCTATTATATTTTCATTTCTTTAGTATTTCAAAAGCAATTGAAATAG
- a CDS encoding universal stress protein, protein MINIVLPVDFGDKTEQLVEGAIKFAKQMGAKINLIHVAPMEIGFAIGDMGYQYFPEIEENEIREELVLLNKINQRILSQDVECEHLLKQGVAKDIILEYADNKNADYIVMGSHGRSGIYDVFVGSLTKGITRDSKIPVLVLPIHE, encoded by the coding sequence ATGATCAATATTGTATTGCCGGTAGATTTCGGAGATAAAACAGAACAGTTGGTAGAAGGAGCCATAAAATTTGCCAAACAGATGGGTGCAAAAATCAATCTGATACACGTTGCCCCGATGGAAATTGGTTTTGCAATCGGCGATATGGGCTACCAGTATTTTCCGGAGATTGAAGAAAATGAAATAAGAGAAGAACTGGTACTGCTGAACAAAATAAATCAGAGAATTCTTTCTCAGGATGTGGAATGCGAGCATTTATTAAAACAGGGAGTTGCGAAAGACATTATTCTGGAATATGCTGACAATAAAAACGCCGACTACATTGTAATGGGCTCTCACGGCAGAAGCGGAATCTATGATGTTTTCGTAGGAAGTTTAACCAAAGGGATTACGAGAGATTCTAAAATTCCTGTTTTGGTTCTGCCAATACATGAATAA
- a CDS encoding transketolase family protein, producing the protein MKYTYTEKKDTRSGFGAGLAELADKNPNVVALCADLIGSLKMEKFIEKAPERFYQVGIAEANMMGLAAGLSITGKIPFTGTFANFSTSRVYDQIRQSIAYSNKNVKICASHAGLTLGEDGATHQVLEDIGMMKMLPGMTVINTCDYNQTKAATLAIADFEGPVYLRFGRPVVPVFIPEDMPFEIGKGILLQEGTDVTIVATGHLVWESLLAAEELEKEGISCEVINIHTIKPLDEEIILKSVEKTGKIVTAEEHNYLGGLGESVAGMLARKRPTRQEFVAVNDTFGESATPAELMKKYKIDSAAVIEAVKRILA; encoded by the coding sequence ATGAAATATACATATACAGAAAAAAAAGATACACGTTCAGGATTCGGAGCAGGATTGGCTGAATTGGCTGATAAAAACCCGAATGTTGTTGCCCTTTGCGCAGACCTTATTGGTTCGTTGAAAATGGAAAAATTCATCGAAAAAGCTCCTGAAAGATTCTATCAGGTAGGTATCGCTGAAGCAAACATGATGGGCCTTGCTGCAGGATTGAGCATCACCGGAAAAATTCCTTTTACAGGAACTTTTGCCAACTTCTCTACTTCAAGAGTGTACGACCAGATTCGTCAATCGATCGCTTATTCCAATAAAAACGTAAAAATATGTGCTTCTCACGCAGGTCTTACTTTAGGGGAAGACGGAGCAACGCACCAGGTTTTGGAAGACATCGGAATGATGAAAATGCTTCCGGGAATGACCGTTATCAACACTTGTGACTACAACCAGACGAAAGCGGCAACTTTAGCGATTGCTGATTTTGAAGGTCCGGTTTATTTAAGATTCGGAAGACCGGTAGTTCCTGTTTTTATTCCTGAAGACATGCCTTTCGAAATCGGAAAAGGAATTCTTTTGCAGGAAGGAACTGATGTAACAATCGTTGCAACAGGTCACCTGGTTTGGGAATCTCTACTTGCCGCTGAAGAGCTGGAAAAAGAGGGAATTTCTTGCGAGGTAATCAACATCCACACAATCAAACCTTTGGACGAAGAAATCATCTTAAAATCAGTTGAAAAAACTGGTAAGATTGTAACTGCTGAAGAGCACAACTATCTTGGCGGTTTAGGTGAATCTGTAGCCGGAATGCTGGCCAGGAAAAGACCTACAAGACAGGAATTTGTAGCTGTAAACGATACTTTCGGAGAATCTGCAACTCCAGCTGAATTAATGAAAAAATACAAAATCGATTCTGCTGCTGTTATTGAAGCAGTGAAGAGAATTTTAGCTTAA
- a CDS encoding DUF3109 family protein, with translation MIQIDDKLISEDIFSEEFVCNLSKCKGACCVEGDVGAPLDKDELEILDRIYDKVKPYLTAEGVKALDEQGTWTTDPLDGMYVTPMVENRECAYVTFDEKGITKCGIEKAYEDGAVDWQKPISCHLYPIRITEYSSFSALNYHEWKVCSDACTLGKELQVPVYKFLKTPLTRKYGEDFYTTLSDVADEWKKEYGG, from the coding sequence ATGATTCAAATAGATGACAAACTGATTTCTGAAGATATTTTTTCTGAAGAATTCGTCTGCAACCTGAGCAAATGCAAAGGCGCATGTTGTGTGGAAGGCGATGTAGGAGCTCCTTTAGACAAAGATGAGCTTGAGATTTTAGACCGTATTTATGATAAAGTAAAACCCTACCTCACCGCTGAAGGAGTGAAAGCTCTGGACGAACAGGGAACATGGACAACCGACCCGTTGGACGGAATGTACGTAACCCCAATGGTCGAAAACCGCGAATGCGCCTACGTAACTTTCGATGAAAAGGGCATCACCAAATGCGGAATCGAAAAAGCGTATGAGGACGGTGCCGTGGATTGGCAAAAACCTATTTCCTGTCACCTCTACCCTATCAGAATCACAGAATACTCTTCTTTCTCAGCCTTAAATTACCACGAATGGAAAGTATGCAGCGACGCCTGTACTTTGGGCAAAGAACTTCAGGTTCCTGTTTATAAATTTTTGAAAACTCCGCTGACGAGAAAGTATGGAGAAGATTTTTACACTACTTTGAGCGATGTTGCTGATGAGTGGAAAAAGGAGTATGGAGGGTGA
- a CDS encoding DUF2007 domain-containing protein: protein MSDLVKFKFYETALEANRDKQILAESGINSFIANEQLIQSDWLLSQAVGGIQLQVFEEDLEKAEQVLKDYKENDEFALEVDHTIDNPTFDFVCPECGSNHLYKDDSSTSFFGISVLSSENYVCYHSGNKFKH from the coding sequence ATGAGTGATCTAGTTAAATTCAAATTCTACGAAACTGCGTTGGAAGCCAACCGTGATAAGCAGATTCTTGCTGAAAGCGGCATCAACAGTTTTATTGCCAACGAACAGCTGATTCAGTCGGATTGGTTGCTGTCGCAGGCTGTTGGCGGAATTCAGCTGCAGGTTTTTGAAGAAGATCTGGAAAAAGCCGAACAGGTCTTGAAAGACTACAAAGAAAATGATGAATTTGCACTCGAAGTAGATCACACCATCGATAATCCAACTTTCGATTTTGTGTGTCCGGAATGTGGCTCAAATCACCTCTACAAAGACGACAGCTCGACGAGTTTCTTCGGAATATCTGTTTTGTCGAGCGAAAATTATGTTTGCTACCACAGTGGGAATAAGTTTAAGCATTGA